A single window of Chloracidobacterium thermophilum B DNA harbors:
- a CDS encoding PepSY domain-containing protein, protein MLGGIGELPYRILVSVGSVFIAMLSLSGVVIWWVKRKSRWRQNRLQKQNTTRKQSKLGAVETAAAPPCQPRLACVHVS, encoded by the coding sequence ATGTTAGGCGGCATCGGCGAACTGCCGTACCGGATTCTGGTCAGCGTAGGCAGCGTGTTCATTGCCATGCTGAGCCTCAGCGGCGTGGTCATCTGGTGGGTGAAGCGGAAGTCGCGCTGGCGTCAGAACCGGCTTCAGAAGCAGAACACCACCCGGAAACAATCGAAGCTTGGGGCGGTGGAAACTGCCGCAGCCCCCCCCTGCCAACCTCGCCTTGCATGTGTCCACGTGTCCTGA